CGTGGTCGACGGGGCCGACCTGGGGTCCCTTGTCACTGTCCGGGGTGCCGGGGTCGAGGCTTGCCAAGTAGTCCTCCATCTCCTGGCCGATCTCATCGGCATCGGGGATGTCCTCTTCGTTCATGGGCAGGGAGTGGTCCTGCATATAGCGGTCGTACTGCTCTTCCATCTGGCCGATCATCTGCTGGAGCTCCTCGGACTGCTCCACCTGGGCGTCGATCTGGGCGCGTGCCAGGTGGGATGCCTGTTCCAGGGATGCCACGGGGATGTTCAGGCCGGCCAACTCGTTGAGCCCGTTGACCATCGCAATGGCGCCGTCGGGGTATTCGGTGTCGGCCAGGTACTGCGGAACCCTGGCCACGAGCCCGATCACGTCACGACCCTTCTCGCCGAGGCGCTGGGTCATCATCGCCAGGAACGAGGAACTCATGCGGAAGGAGCCGCTGCCACGATTGCCCGGGATCAACTCGGGCCGGGTGGCGACCTTCAGCAGGTTGATCGGACGCGTGTGCGGCACGGGCATGGGCACGCCCTGCGCGGTGACGACCAACTGCACGTCCATCTGGTCCATCAGCCACTCGATCGTCGCGCTGACACGCTCCCATTGCAGGGCCGGCTCGGGACCGGTGAGCAGCAGGAACGGATTGCCCGACTTGTCAACGACCTCATGGAGGGTCATGGACGGCGGCACGTAGTTGTCGTAATGGTCCTGGTCAAAGTCGATGGGAGGACGATGGCCGCGGTAATCCATGATCTGGTCGACATCGAAGGTGCCGATCTTGCGGTGGGTCAGTGTGTTGAGCAGGTGCTCGTCGACCTGGGCCTGACTCGCCCCCACATCACCAAAGCTGCCCAATGTGACCACCATGACGCGGTCGTGAATTGTGCGCTGGTCGATCGTGGGCTCGTAGGAAAAGAGCGTTGTCGGATCGATCATGTCGTCTGCCTCCTGCACGTGTGGTTCTGCCACGTACGCCCATCAGAACACACAAGGGAGCACAGACATTCCCGTGATCATCTGGCGCGTCGTAATGACCGGACAATCTAGCGGTGCTACGGACGGGGTGGGCGCCGAGCGTGACCGGCGTGTCGTGGACGCCGATCAGGTCAGCAGGCTGCGGTCGGACAGCTGGGCGCCCTTGATGTGTTCGAACTGGGCAAGCAGGTCGGCGACCGTGGCATCCTTCTTCGCCTGTCCCGACAGCTCAAGGATGATCTGGCCCTCATGCATCATGATCAACCGGTTTCCCAGTCGCAGCGCCTGCTCCATGTTGTGGGTCACCATGAGCGTCGTCAGGGCATGGGCTTCCACCAACTCGCCGGTGAGCTTGGTGATCAGTTCCGCGCGCTGGGGGTCCAGGGCGGCCGTGTGCTCGTCGAGGAGCAGGACCCGCGGGTTGCTGGAAGTGGCCATCACCAGGCTCAACGCCTGGCGCTGTCCGCCCGACAGCAGCCCGACCTTGGCCGTGAGGCGGTCCTCCAACCCCTGCTGGAGGACGGTCAGTTCCTTGCGGAAACGTGCGCGGCGGGCTCGGGAGACGCCCCTCACGAGGCCACGGAAATGGCCGCGGGACAGGGCGATCGACAGGTTCTCCTCGATGGTCATGTGGGCGGCCGTGCCGGCCATGGGGTCCTGGAAGACCCTGCCGACATAGCGCGCCACCCGATAGTCGGGCATCTTGGTGACGTCCTTGCCGTCGATCGTCACCGACCCGGAATCGGGGCGATAGCGACCCGCAATGATGTTCAGCAGCGTCGACTTTCCGGCTCCGTTGGAGCCGATCACCGTGACGAAATCACCCTTGTCAAGGGTCAGGTCGATCCCGCGCAGCGCGACCTTCTCGTTCACGGTGTTCGGGAAGAACGCCTTGCTCACCGAGCTGACTTCCAGCATCTCAGGCTCCTGGCCCGACCAGGCCCGAGGCCTGGTCGCGATCTTCGAGTGGACCGATGATATCCGGCTCCGCCGGCAGTCCCCGGGCTCGCCGGCGTGCCCGCATCCGCGAGACGACGCCCCATCGGGGCAGCAGCAACGCCAGAACGACGATCACCGCGCTGACGAGCTTCATGTCGTTCGGATCGAGTCCGACCATGAGGGCCACCTGGATGATCACCCGGTAGAGCAGTGAACCCAGCACCACGGCGATGGTCGCCACGACCACCAGTGAGGAGTTGAGGATCGCCGTGCCGATGATCACCGATGCCAGGCCGGCGACGATGAGCCCGATGCCCATGCCGATGTCGGCGAAGCCCTGGTACTGGGCGATGAGCGAGCCGGCCAGGCCGACCAGGCCGTTGGACAGGGACAGCCCGACGATCTTCATGGCGTCGGTATTGATCCCGTTGGCCCGCGCCATGGATTCGTTGTCGCCGGTGGCCCGCAGTCCGAAGCCCATGTCGGTGGACAGGAACCAGTCGAGCACCAGGATGAACACCACGATCATCGCCGCGAAGATCGCGATGGACGCCCATGTGGCGAGCATGCCGTTCGACCGCAACGGGGTCATGAGCGTCTTGGAACGCAGCAGGGGCACGTTCGCCTTGCCCATGATGCGCAGGTTGATGGAATACAGCGCGATTTGGGTGAGGATGCCCGCCAACAGCGGATGGATCCGCCCCTTCGTCGACAGGAGCCCCGTGATCGCGCCGGCCGCCAGGCCGCCGCAGAACCCGAGCAGTGTCGCCACCACCGGATTCCCGCCCGCAGCCAGGTGGGTGGCAGTGAGGGCGGCCCCGGTGGTGAAGCTCCCGTCGACCGTCAGGTCGGGGAAGTCGAGGATCCGGAAGGTGAGGTAGACCCCCAGGGCCATGAGCCCGTAGATCAGGCCAAGGTCAATCGCGCCGAGCATCAGGGACTAGCCGACCTTCTCGGCCTTGCTGGCCAGGTCGTCGGGGATCGTGACCCCCATCAGGGAGGCGGCCTTCTCATTGACGTAGAGCTTGAGGTTCTTCTGGGTCTCCACGGGCATGGTGGCCGGCTTCGCGTCGCCGTTGAGGATCTTCACGGCCATCTCGCCGGTCTGGCGACCCAGCTCGGTGTAGTCGATGCCGTAGGTGATCACGGCGCCATTCCTCACCGAATCGCCCTCGGCGGAGATCAGCGGGATCTTGCGGTCCTCGCACACCTGGATGACGGTGGACAGGCCGGACACGACGTTGTTGTCGGTGGGGATGTAGATCGAATCGACATTGAGCGCCTGTGCGGCCTGCTGCAGCTCGCCGGTGGTGGTGATCGTCTTCTCCTGCACCGACAGTCCGTCCTTGGCAGCCGCCTCCTTGGCGAGGTTCACCTGGACCTGGGAGTTCACCTCTCCCGACGAGTAGAGGATGCCCACACTGGTCGCATCGGGCTTGATCTGCTTGATGAGGCCGATCTGGTCGGCCACCGGGTTCATGTCGCTGGTGCCGGTGACGTTGCCGCCCGGGGCATCATTCGACGCCACCAGGTCGGCCGACTTGGGGTCGGTGACGGCGGTGAACACGATCGGCACATTGGTGATGGCCTGGGCGGCGGCCTGCGCGGCCGGGGTCGCAATGGCGAGCACCAGGTCGAGGTTCTCCGAGGCAAGCTTCGTGGCGATGCTGGCGGCGGTGCCCTGATCGCCCTGGGCGTTCTGCTCATCGAAGCTCGCGTTGAACCCGGCGTCGGTGATCGCCTTCTTGAAGCCCTCGCGGGCCGCGTCCAACGAGCTGTGGGTGACGATCTGCGTGATGCCGATCTTCACCTTCTTGCCGGTGCCGCTCGAACCGCTGCCTGAGCTCTTGCTTGAACAGGCGGCCAGGGGAACGCTGAGTCCCATGATGCCCAGGGTTCCGAGCAGAGTACGTCGCTTCATGATGATCGCTTTCGGGTTCACGTGGGTTGATGAACGATGTCTAAAACTAGTGGTCGAGCGCTCGCGAGGTCGCGGGTCTCGCGCGTCAAGACCAGAAATCGACCCGTGATCGGGGGTGGCGCCGGCCCCGCAGTACTCCGTCGGGACGTGAACCACCGCTAAGCTGGCGCCCTGTTGAAAGGAGCCCCATGACGACACCCCGATTCGTGCTCATGCGCCATGGCGAAACCGACTGGAACACCAAGAATCAGTATCAGGGCTCCTCTGATATCCCCCTCAATGCCGTGGGACGTGCGCAGGCGGGCGCGGCGGCCGGGTGGATCGCGCATCTGAACCCCGTCGCCATCTGGGCGTCGCCGTTGGAGCGGGCACTCGACACGGCGCGCGCGGTGGCCTCGTTCACCGGTCAGCAGGTCAACGTCGACCCACGACTGGCCGAGCTCGACTACGGGGACTTCGAGGGCTGGACCTGGGAACAGATTGAGAAGGTGGAGCCGGGACTGGCCGCCTGGCGCGACGGGGAGTCCGATGGCCGCTGGTCGGCGTCGGGGGAGACCGGGGCCGAAGTGATGGCGCGCATGGGTGAGACGCTCACCCACCTGGACCGTGTCACCGAACCCGGCCCGATCCTGGTCTGCAGCCATGGCACGGCCATCCGTCTGGGCGTGGCGGCGCTGGTCGGCTGGGACTACCCGG
The window above is part of the Propionibacterium freudenreichii subsp. freudenreichii genome. Proteins encoded here:
- a CDS encoding ABC transporter permease, whose product is MLGAIDLGLIYGLMALGVYLTFRILDFPDLTVDGSFTTGAALTATHLAAGGNPVVATLLGFCGGLAAGAITGLLSTKGRIHPLLAGILTQIALYSINLRIMGKANVPLLRSKTLMTPLRSNGMLATWASIAIFAAMIVVFILVLDWFLSTDMGFGLRATGDNESMARANGINTDAMKIVGLSLSNGLVGLAGSLIAQYQGFADIGMGIGLIVAGLASVIIGTAILNSSLVVVATIAVVLGSLLYRVIIQVALMVGLDPNDMKLVSAVIVVLALLLPRWGVVSRMRARRRARGLPAEPDIIGPLEDRDQASGLVGPGA
- a CDS encoding histidine phosphatase family protein yields the protein MTTPRFVLMRHGETDWNTKNQYQGSSDIPLNAVGRAQAGAAAGWIAHLNPVAIWASPLERALDTARAVASFTGQQVNVDPRLAELDYGDFEGWTWEQIEKVEPGLAAWRDGESDGRWSASGETGAEVMARMGETLTHLDRVTEPGPILVCSHGTAIRLGVAALVGWDYPEIWKLASMGNCCYTEVIREFDAWRVERFNVPPQWNFSG
- a CDS encoding ABC transporter ATP-binding protein, producing the protein MLEVSSVSKAFFPNTVNEKVALRGIDLTLDKGDFVTVIGSNGAGKSTLLNIIAGRYRPDSGSVTIDGKDVTKMPDYRVARYVGRVFQDPMAGTAAHMTIEENLSIALSRGHFRGLVRGVSRARRARFRKELTVLQQGLEDRLTAKVGLLSGGQRQALSLVMATSSNPRVLLLDEHTAALDPQRAELITKLTGELVEAHALTTLMVTHNMEQALRLGNRLIMMHEGQIILELSGQAKKDATVADLLAQFEHIKGAQLSDRSLLT
- a CDS encoding ABC transporter substrate-binding protein, whose protein sequence is MKRRTLLGTLGIMGLSVPLAACSSKSSGSGSSGTGKKVKIGITQIVTHSSLDAAREGFKKAITDAGFNASFDEQNAQGDQGTAASIATKLASENLDLVLAIATPAAQAAAQAITNVPIVFTAVTDPKSADLVASNDAPGGNVTGTSDMNPVADQIGLIKQIKPDATSVGILYSSGEVNSQVQVNLAKEAAAKDGLSVQEKTITTTGELQQAAQALNVDSIYIPTDNNVVSGLSTVIQVCEDRKIPLISAEGDSVRNGAVITYGIDYTELGRQTGEMAVKILNGDAKPATMPVETQKNLKLYVNEKAASLMGVTIPDDLASKAEKVG
- a CDS encoding proteasome assembly chaperone family protein, which gives rise to MIDPTTLFSYEPTIDQRTIHDRVMVVTLGSFGDVGASQAQVDEHLLNTLTHRKIGTFDVDQIMDYRGHRPPIDFDQDHYDNYVPPSMTLHEVVDKSGNPFLLLTGPEPALQWERVSATIEWLMDQMDVQLVVTAQGVPMPVPHTRPINLLKVATRPELIPGNRGSGSFRMSSSFLAMMTQRLGEKGRDVIGLVARVPQYLADTEYPDGAIAMVNGLNELAGLNIPVASLEQASHLARAQIDAQVEQSEELQQMIGQMEEQYDRYMQDHSLPMNEEDIPDADEIGQEMEDYLASLDPGTPDSDKGPQVGPVDHDEDEHHSDRPGDNGPRDGHDGPQPPADPDIPND